The proteins below are encoded in one region of Stigmatopora argus isolate UIUO_Sarg chromosome 2, RoL_Sarg_1.0, whole genome shotgun sequence:
- the baz2ba gene encoding bromodomain adjacent to zinc finger domain protein 2B isoform X5, whose translation MESGERLASPAPTLSAARTSSPAAASSSSSSSSSSSSSSSPAPHSKSGLAPSPSSALGSTLSNSGRLLGAGGEQQPFMGSALSSAFPLVNHPALGALYGRPDFGGLGSLGVSAALAAHPQLGALSEWWRVAEAHGRGATAAAAAAAAFLPSFIGFPPFYAPHLQPNHGPLHLRMPGKSIQDPPKGVNGAVNGSAAACPPPPPPPTQPASFSASPGNLSKKSEPVGSPRPNSPAKMADKAAPKMKERRQRKKGAEPSGASNSETGTSSDSSSDGSLSSDLEDDEEDEDEDEDEEEDKREVSSDSEKQQKKKNKVPTTSSGDADARDHHRVQSLPGFVPIPAALSASPPPARSRSSALSTRPSRPEQHLSVIQSTGLAANSKPPGQPYQEPSPSSSPAARGRSPNSPLASPKRAKAPASSSSSSPPQRLPLSLSSSPKPLSVPSPPRPAFPASTSPQDFTSTTPRKPAVRASPYPAASGAKANNRRKLLEDSLAQINEFRLKQSLLSQGQTFPAEPRKPGPDKKSASSSPLPPPPPLAPPLAPPTLAVPALPPQNNHSNLFLSSALLGLPEPKRPNGVIQSTTAQDAPLALIAKPRKNSASSRRDSDGGSLPVNLSTGAGRSQGAAPAGLPSPPRPPFPPQPTTSPHAAAAAAGLGSRKSKTPKAKAQTAPAPLAGWKGFSQNHLVQSLVDLFRGGESGMGIPGVGIPGVGIPGVGIPGVGIPGNCNPAAGLPANKESDDSGDEDEDEDDDLEEEEEEDDDSDDSLSESDSNSDSDVSGKKATESRSPSSGSSSQKDSVPRRLTKGPGFQAELEPELLSASADPAASGCSPLNLQVVKTPAIVGGSSALAYHSSPGSSAYALASPLGLGKRKRVDEKDLMTPLELGWRRETRMKNVSGRPQGEVAYYAPCGKKLRQYPDVMKYLSRNGISGLTRDNFSFSAKIRVGDFYEAREGPQGLQWNLLKEEEVIPHILAMEGRRGRPSNSDVAKANRRRKGRPPNVGDPLAPEGPSPSEVKLLRKLEAQEIARQAAQMKLMRKLEKQAMARAAKEARKQQAIMAAEERRKQKEQIKILKQQEKIKRIQQIRMEKELRAQQILEAKRRKKEEAANAKILEAEKRIKEKELRRQQAEILKHQELERHRLDMVWERERRRQHVMLMKAVEARKKAEERERLRQEKRDEKRLNKERKLEQRRLELEMARELKKPNEDMCLSDQKDLPEFSRIPGLILPGGAVSDCLMLMQFSRGFGKVLGLDLNADVPTLGMLQEGLLNVGDSMGQVQDLLVKLLSLAVCDPGLPPGHKTKTMLGDHLTNVGINRDNVSEVLQMYMGAHCGHGELAPLALSLKTKAFQAHTPSQKASILGFLANELACSKVVISEIDKNLDQMANMRKDKIIMEGKLKKLRTIYAKRTGKREASVGVEENQSAAGTPSSAVKRKRKLGGDSDEDDEDDDDSDEPADDDDDEDEEDPKKVKKVETYDEDEVDQSTSVEELEKQIEKLAKQHHQTRRKLFEISHSLRSMMYGQDRYRRRYWVLPHCGGVFIEAMESGEGPEELEEERQRRQRAAEEVEVKEEPQETQLEKHHEPASEEPRKQEESESEREERKDSPAHFYPLHPDDAKTEERANPDDDDDGASSPAVARHSPQGEAPGVPAVPSAWRPSPGHTPPPPPARSPTATTPSPQASLLQPNDQLLRVLTERSGHWFSLLPRHPCDLSSLTAGGAATGASSAPGKPRSPPASHGLPLTPSAASASVSPHHPAGLLNYPLSALQAKSAVSLLGVSLGGWSGPGLPLCGSPCPAGALSAEGNTPASVSSKSESPVPRVDKKEGSLPSPPALEISWKSSDHHTPRPIPEDMLSGWWRVSDMEELRALVAALHSRGVREKGLQRQVQKYLEIIPQVCVKHRDVAMIELRELEESQVSVESVRGWCVEEQAMEMDIAVLQQVEELERKVSAASLQVKGWTHPDPQSEREDLVYHEHKPPGRTGPWSSSSNGGGDKDHHHHHHHHHHQHEERGEKGGVARHPDNPLDIAVTRLAILERNIERSGEEEVAHGMKVWRKALTEVRSAAQLAMCIQQLQKSIAWERSIMKVYCQICKKGDNEDLLLLCDGCDKGCHTYCHKPKITSIPEGDWYCPACITKASGPTPKNKKPQCKALTSSAGAAGKKSGGGGSGDAKKNGKHAGNGEVSEDDPPGAGGGTPRKSSKDNGRNRKSEDGSGAPSGSNQETPPCVKKAKTARDNNRDLGLCRVLLAELERHQDAWPFLTPVNLKSVPGYKKVIKKPMDFSTIREKLVSSQYQNLETFIIDVNLVFDNCEKFNEDNSDIGRAGHNMRKFFEKRWTELLKQTN comes from the exons GGCGGTGAACGGCAGCGCGGCGGCGTGCCCCCCTCCACCTCCGCCTCCGACTCAACCCGCCAGCTTTTCGGCCAGTCCCGGCAATCTGAGTAAAAAATCGGAGCCCGTCGGAAGCCCCCGTCCAAACAGCCCGGCCAAGATGGCGGACAAAGCTGCTCCTAAAATGAAAGAGAGG AGACAACGCAAGAAAGGGGCGGAGCCCTCCGGGGCGAGCAACAGCGAAACGGGCACATCCTCGGACAGCTCCAGCGACGGTTCCCTCAGCAGCGACCTGGAGGACGACGAagaggacgaggacgaagacGAAGATGAGGAGGAAGACAAACGCGAAGTCTCGTCCGACTCCGAGAAGcaacagaagaagaagaacaag GTTCCGACGACGAGCTCGGGAGACGCGGACGCCCGGGATCACCATCGCGTCCAGTCGCTCCCGGGTTTCGTCCCCATCCCCGCGGCCCTCTCggcgtcgccgccgccggctcggtccCGAAGCTCGGCGTTGTCGACGCGGCCTTCGCGACCGGAGCAGCACTTGAGCGTGATCCAGTCCACGGGGCTGGCCGCCAACTCCAAGCCCCCGGGCCAGCCCTACCAGGAGCCTTCGCCGTCTTCCTCCCCCGCCGCCCGGGGCCGCTCCCCGAACTCGCCGCTGGCGTCCCCCAAGCGAGCCAAAGCGccggcgtcgtcgtcgtcgtcgtccccaCCCCAGCGCCTCCCCCTGTCCCTCTCGTCCTCACCGAAACCCCTCTCGGTGCCCTCGCCGCCGCGCCCGGCCTTCCCGGCGTCGACGTCTCCTCAAGATTTTACCTCGACGACACCTCGCAAGCCCGCGGTGAGAGCGTCCCCGTACCCCGCGGCGAGTGGCGCCAAAGCTAACAATAGGAGGAAACTGCTGGAGGACTCGCTGGCGCAGATCAACGAGTTCCGACTGAAACAG AGTCTCCTATCCCAGGGGCAGACGTTCCCGGCCGAGCCGAGGAAGCCGGGACCCGACAAGAAGTCGGCATCTTcctcgccgctgccgccgccgccgcctctggcTCCGCCCCTGGCTCCGCCCACTCTGGCGGTCCCGGCCCTCCCTCCCCAGAACAATCACTCCAACCTCTTCCTGTCGAGCGCCCTGCTCGGGCTCCCCGAACCCAAGCGCCCCAACGGAGTCATCCAAAGCACCACCGCTCAGGACGCGCCTCTGGCCCTCATCGCCAAACCTCGCAAAAACTCCGCCTCCTCCCGGCGCGACTCCGACGGCGGCTCGTTGCCCGTCAACCTCAGCACGGGGGCGGGGCGTAGCCAGGGCGCCGCCCCGGCCGGGCTCCCCTCGCCTCCCCGGCCGCCGTTTCCGCCTCAGCCTACTACCTCAccccacgccgccgccgccgccgccggcttgGGGTCCAGAAAGAGCAAGACCCCCAAGGCCAAGGCGCAGACGGCGCCGGCGCCCCTGGCGGGCTGGAAAGGCTTCTCGCAGAACCACTTGGTGCAGTCTTTAGTGGATTTGTTCCGCGGGGGAGAATCCGGGATGGGCATCCCCGGCGTGGGTATCCCCGGCGTGGGCATCCCCGGCGTGGGCATACCCGGCGTGGGGATCCCCGGAAACTGCAACCCCGCCGCCGGGCTCCCCGCCAACAAGGAATCGGACGACTCGGGCGACGAAGACGAGGACGAAGACGACGAcctggaagaggaggaggaagaggacgacgACTCCGACGACAGTTTGTCAG AGTCGGACAGCAACTCGGACAGCGACGTCTCCGGGAAGAAGGCCACGGAGTCCAGGTCGCCGTCATCCGGCTCGTCGTCCCAGAAGGACTCGGTTCCGCGCCGGCTAACCAAAGGCCCCGGATTCCAAGCCGAACTTGAACCCGAGCTTCTGAGCGCCTCGGCCGATCCGGCGGCCAGCGGCTGCTCGCCACTCAACCTCCAGGTCGTCAAGACGCCCGCTATCGTCGGCGGCTCCAGTGCCTTGGCCTATCACAGCTCTCCTGGCTCCTCCGCCTACGCCTTGGCGTCCCCGTTAG GTTTGGGAAAACGAAAGCGCGTGGACGAAAAAGATTTGATGACGCCGCTGGAGTTGGG atggcgGCGAGAAACCCGAATGAAAAACGTGTCCGGGCGTCCTCAGGGCGAGGTGGCCTACTACGCGCCCTGCGGCAAGAAACTGAGGCAATACCCGGACGTGATGaag TATCTATCCAGAAATGGAATAAGTGGCCTCACGCGTGATAATTTTAGCTTCAGTGCAAAGATCAGGGTTGGTGACTTCTATGAAGCCAGAGAAGGACCCCAG GGTTTACAGTGGAACTTGTTGAAGGAAGAGGAAGTCATTcctcacattttggccatggaAGGCCGGCGGGGTCGTCCGTCCAATTCCGACGTGGCCAAAGCCAACCGGCGGAGGAAAGGGCGACCCCCCAATGTGGGCGACCCCTTGGCGCCGGAAGGACCCAGTCCCAGCGAGGTCAAACTTTTACGCAAATTGGAAGCTCAAG aAATAGCCCGACAGGCGGCCCAGATGAAATTGATGAGAAAACTGGAAAAGCAGGCAATGGCGCGGGCCGCCAAAGAGGCTCGCAAACAACAAG CTATCATGGCCGCAGAGGAGAGAAGAAAGCAAAAAGAGCAGATCAAGATTCTCAAACAACAG gaaAAAATCAAGCGCATTCAGCAGATCCGAATGGAGAAGGAACTCAGGGCACAGCAAATATTGGAG GCCAAGCGGCGAAAGAAGGAAGAAGCGGCCAACGCCAAAATTTTGGAGGCGGAAAAGCGGATCAAG gagaaGGAGCTGAGGAGACAGCAAGCGGAGATCTTAAAGCACCAG GAGTTGGAGAGGCATAGACTAGATATGGTATGg GAGAGAGAAAGGAGGAGGCAGCACGTCATGCTGATGAAGGCCGTCGAGGCTCGCAAGAAAGCCGAG GAGCGCGAGCGCTTGCGTCAGGAAAAACGTGACGAGAAGCGCCTGAACAAAGAGCGCAAGTTGGAGCAGCGGCGCCTGGAGTTGGAGATGGCCCGAGAACTCAAGAAACCCAACGAAGACATGTGCCTGTCGGATCAGAAG GATCTCCCCGAGTTCTCCAGGATCCCCGGTCTGATCCTCCCGGGCGGCGCCGTGTCCGACTGCCTGATGCTGATGCAGTTCTCGCGAGGCTTCGGGAAGGTCTTGGGCCTGGACCTGAACGCCGACGTGCCCACCTTGGGGATGCTGCAGGAGGGCCTGCTCAACGTGGGGGACAGCATGGGTCAAGTCCAAGATCTCCTGGTCAAACTGCTGTCCCTGGCGGTCTGCGACCCCGGCTTGCCCCCCGGACACAAG ACCAAGACCATGTTGGGGGACCACCTGACCAACGTGGGCATCAACCGGGATAACGTGTCGGAGGTGCTCCAGATGTACATGGGGGCCCATTGTGGCCACGGCGAGCTGGCCCCCCTGGCACTCAGTCTGAAGACCAAGGCTTTCCAAGCCCACACGCCGTCCCAGAAGGCGTCCATCTTGGGATTCCTCGCCAACGAGCTGGCTTGCAGTAAAGTGGTCATCAG CGAAATTGATAAAAACCTGGATCAGATGGCCAACATGAGGAAAGATAAAATCATCATGGAAGGAAAACTCAAAAA ATTGAGGACCATTTACGCCAAACGCACGGGAAAACGAGAAGCCAGCGTGGGCGTGGAAGAGAACCAGTCCGCGGCGGGCACGCCGTCCTCGGCCGTCAAACGCAAGCGGAAACTGGGCGGCGACAGCGACGaagacgacgaggacgacgacgacagCGACGAGCCggccgacgacgacgacgacgaggacgaagaagaccccaaaaaggtgaaaaaagtgGAGACCTACGACGag GATGAAGTGGACCAATCGACAAGCGTGGAGGAGCTAGAAAAGCAGATTGAAAAGTTAGCTAAG CAACACCACCAGACGAGAAGAAAGCTGTTTGAAATCTCTCATTCGCTGCGCTCCATGATGTACGGCCAAGATCGCTATCGCCGACGATACTGGGTCCTCCCCCACTGCGGCGGCGTCTTCATCGAAGCCATGGAGAGCGGAGAAG GTCCAGAGGAACTGGAGGAGGAGCGACAGCGGCGGCAAAGAGCGGCCGAGGAAGTGGAGGTCAAAGAGGAACCGCAGGAGACGCAATTGGAGAAGCACCACGAGCCCGCCTCGGAGGAACCACGCAAGCAAGaggagagcgagagcgagcgcgaggaGAGGAAAGACTCGCCCGCCCACTTTTACCCGCTCCACCCCGACGATGCCAAGACGGAGGAGCGGGCCAAtcccgacgacgacgacgacggcgcctCTTCCCCCGCGGTCGCCCGCCACTCTCCCCAAGGCGAGGCTCCGGGCGTCCCGGCGGTCCCGTCGGCGTGGCGGCCCAGCCCGGGGCacacgcctcctcctcctcccgctcGCTCCCCGACGGCGACGACGCCGTCGCCGCAAGCGTCCCTGCTGCAGCCCAACGACCAGCTGCTGCGGGTTTTGACGGAGAGGAGCGGACACTGGTTCAGCCTGCTGCCCCGCCACCCTTGCGACCTGTCCTCGCTGACGGCCGGCGGCGCCGCGACCGGGGCGTCGTCGGCGCCCGGGAAGCCCAGATCCCCCCCGGCGTCGCACGGCCTACCGCTCACGCCTTCGGCGGCGTCGGCTTCGGTCAGCCCGCATCACCCGGCCGGCCTCCTCAACTACCCTCTGTCGGCGCTGCAG GCAAAGTCGGCGGTTTCGTTGCTGGGCGTGTCTCTGGGGGGCTGGTCCGGTCCCGGCTTGCCCCTGTGCGGCAGCCCCTGTCCAGCGGGGGCGCTCTCGGCGGAGGGCAACACGCCGGCCAGCGTGTCCAGTAAGAGCGAGTCGCCCGTGCCCCGCGTGGACAAAAAAGAAGGCTCGCTGCCGTCTCCGCCCGCCCTGGAAATCTCTTGGAAGTCCTCGGATCACCACACGCCGCGACCTATCCCGGAAG ACATGTTGAGCGGTTGGTGGCGCGTCTCCGACATGGAGGAGCTCCGAGCGCTGGTCGCGGCGCTCCACAGTCGAGGCGTCCGGGAGAAAGGCCTCCAGAGGCAGGTGCAGAAATACCTGGAGATCATCCCACAAGTCTGCGTCAAACACCGGGATG TGGCCATGATCGAGCTTCGGGAACTGGAGGAGAGCCAGGTCAGCGTGGAGTCGGTCCGAGGATGGTGCGTGGAAGAGCAGGCCATGGAGATGGACATCGCCGTCCTCCAGCAGGTGGAGGAACTGGAGAGGAAGGTCTCCGCCGCCAGCCTGCAGGTCAAG GGCTGGACCCATCCGGACCCCCAGTCGGAGCGGGAAGATCTGGTGTATCACGAGCACAAGCCCCCCGGCAGAACGGGCCCCTGGTCCTCGTCCTCCAACGGGGGCGGCGACAAggatcaccaccaccaccaccatcaccaccaccaccagcacgAGGAGCGGGGGGAGAAGGGCGGGGTGGCGCGCCACCCAGACAACCCTCTGGACATAGCCGTGACCCGTCTGGCCATTCTGGAGCGCAACATCGAGAGAAG TGGCGAAGAGGAGGTGGCCCACGGCATGAAAGTGTGGAGGAAGGCCTTGACGGAGGTCCGCAGCGCCGCCCAGCTGGCCATGTGCATTCAGCAGCTGCAGAAATCCATCGCCTGGGAACGCTCCATCATGAAAGTG TACTGTCAGATATGCAAAAAGGGGGACAACGAAGACCTGCTGCTGCTGTGCGACGGCTGCGACAAAGGTTGCCACACGTACTGTCACAAACCCAAAATCACCAGCATCCCAGAGGGAGACTGGTACTGCCCGGCTTGCATCACCAAG GCGAGTGGACCCACTCCCAAAAACAAGAAACCTCAATGCAAAGCATTAACATCCAGCGCGGGCGCCGCCGGCAAgaaaagcggcggcggcggcagcggcgacgCCAAAAAGAACGGCAAGCACGCCGGGAACGGCGAGGTGTCGGAAGACGATCCGCCCGGCGCCGGCGGCGGCACGCCCAGGAAGAGCTCCAAAGACAACGGGCGGAATAGGAAGAGCGAGGACGGCTCCGGCGCCCCGTCGGGATCCAATCAGGAGACGCCGCCGTGTGTCAAGAAAGCCAAGACGGCTCGAGACAACAACAGGGATTTGGGTTTATGCAG GGTTCTCCTGGCCGAGCTGGAGCGCCACCAGGACGCTTGGCCTTTCCTCACGCCCGTTAACCTCAAATCCGTCCCGGGCTACAAGAAGGTCATCAAAAAACCCATGGATTTCTCCACCATCCGCGAGAAGCTCGTCAGCAGCCA GTACCAAAACTTGGAGACCTTCATCATCGACGTCAACTTGGTGTTCGACAACTGCGAAAAGTTCAACGAGGACAATTCCGACATCGGGCGAGCCGGTCACAACATGAGGAAATTCTTCGAGAAGCGTTGGACGGAGCTTCTTAAACAAACTAACTAA